The following DNA comes from Mycobacteriales bacterium.
CCGATCTGTGAGTAGTTGTCGCCGGCGAGGTGGGCGGCGTAGTAGGTGACGGCGCGGGCGTCGAGCACGTCGCGGCGACGAGAGTCGCCCATCACGTCGTCGAGGTCGATGTCGAAGGCGGTCGCGGCACGGCGGGCGACCTTCTTGGTGGCGGCGGCGACGGTGGCGCGCAGCAGTGGCTTGTCGGGGTCGACTGCGGCGGCGAGGACGACGGTGAGGGCGTACAGCTCTTGCCGGTCGAGTCCGGTGAGCAGGGCGGCCACGTCGTCGGGGTTCTCCTCGTCGACGGCCACGGCGAGCGCAGCGGCGACGGGCGTCATGGCTTGGGCAAGTCGGTCGGTCACCGCAAACCCCCCGGCTCCCGCAGCGGCCCGCTGGCGTTGCGCACGTGGGCCTTTCGCCAGTCCTCGATCGCGGGCTTGTGGAACGACGGCCCGGCACCGTCGCCACACCCGAGACAGCGGCAGAGCCATTTGCCGTCGGCGCGTTGGGTGGTCACGAGGTCGGGTCTGGTGCAGGTCATGGGGTCTCCTCGGTGTCCGGGTCGGTCAGCTCTAGCCACATCGCGGCGGGCTCGCCGGTGGGCGGGTGGATTCGGCAGGTCGCGGACGGCACGGTGACCCAGGAGTCC
Coding sequences within:
- a CDS encoding helix-turn-helix domain-containing protein produces the protein MTDRLAQAMTPVAAALAVAVDEENPDDVAALLTGLDRQELYALTVVLAAAVDPDKPLLRATVAAATKKVARRAATAFDIDLDDVMGDSRRRDVLDARAVTYYAAHLAGDNYSQIGRVMNRDHSTVMTGCSRVAATARLRAVAEQIAARFGWEREEGVA